A stretch of the Leptospira stimsonii genome encodes the following:
- a CDS encoding restriction endonuclease subunit S, whose product MREVKRVALTDVCDFQGGTQPPKEEWLNFPEIGYVRMLQIRDFTQGKLEYIEYVKDNEKLKKCEENDVLIGRYGASVGKILRGLAGAYNVALIKTIPDEDVLFKGFLYRLLRDSSFQNFIQAIGARAAQAGFNKDDLSSFSFSLPPLSKQIQIAEILTQAETLIAQRKESIRLLDELVKSQFLEMFGDPVKNEKGWEVNELEKLVANDCPLTYGIVQPGEEFSNGVPIIRPVDLTELVVKKDRLKRIDPAISNQFKRTILNGNEILMCVRGTTGTVSFASSELKGCNVTRGITPIWFSEDYNTLFAYALLLSHSFNCEIQKLTYGATLQQINLSDLRKMKLINPPLVLQNQFANFFEGIQSQMNFHNLSLRELETLYSSLSQKAFRGELTFAKETIAINDYRVSESNAIKESLSHPKKQSKDNSKTSNVIELKPTNVDFYKRTVLAAEIVWQLHKEPTFGHLKLQKLLYLCIRTSNMQLPVNFSQQAMGPYDPRLMRSIDKQLQEKKWFQYNKENSLKYEALANAGQHEVDFQKYYSSEQARIFSLIKKFKTTKSDTVEIVATLYACLENIVEQGEAFSEALMMKMFYDWSDRKKDFDELEVRRVFQKMKDSRILPKGILSSIF is encoded by the coding sequence ATGCGTGAAGTAAAACGAGTAGCATTAACAGACGTTTGTGATTTTCAAGGTGGCACTCAACCGCCTAAAGAAGAGTGGTTAAACTTTCCGGAAATCGGCTATGTTCGGATGCTACAAATAAGAGACTTTACACAAGGAAAATTGGAATACATCGAATACGTAAAAGATAATGAAAAGCTAAAAAAATGCGAGGAAAATGATGTTCTTATAGGAAGATACGGTGCTTCGGTGGGGAAGATTCTGCGAGGGCTCGCTGGCGCATACAATGTTGCGCTTATTAAAACAATTCCAGATGAAGACGTTTTGTTTAAAGGTTTTTTATACCGACTTTTGCGGGATTCAAGTTTTCAAAATTTCATCCAAGCTATAGGCGCCAGGGCTGCACAAGCTGGATTCAATAAGGACGACTTGTCTTCGTTTAGCTTTTCCCTCCCGCCTCTCTCTAAACAAATTCAAATCGCTGAAATCCTCACGCAAGCCGAGACCCTGATTGCCCAACGCAAAGAAAGCATTCGTTTGCTGGATGAGCTGGTCAAGAGCCAGTTTTTGGAGATGTTCGGGGATCCTGTGAAGAATGAGAAGGGTTGGGAGGTGAACGAGCTTGAAAAACTTGTAGCTAACGACTGTCCTTTAACATACGGAATCGTTCAGCCAGGAGAAGAATTCTCTAATGGAGTTCCTATTATAAGGCCTGTCGACCTAACCGAGTTGGTTGTGAAAAAGGACCGGCTCAAAAGGATCGATCCTGCTATATCAAATCAATTTAAGAGAACAATCTTAAATGGAAATGAAATATTGATGTGCGTCCGTGGGACAACAGGGACTGTTTCGTTTGCAAGTAGTGAGTTGAAAGGATGTAATGTCACAAGAGGAATAACACCGATTTGGTTCTCTGAAGATTATAATACTCTTTTTGCTTACGCGCTACTTCTCTCTCATTCATTTAATTGCGAAATTCAAAAATTAACGTACGGAGCCACTTTGCAACAGATCAATCTCAGTGATCTGCGAAAAATGAAATTAATCAATCCTCCATTGGTGCTACAAAACCAATTTGCGAATTTTTTTGAGGGGATTCAATCCCAAATGAATTTCCATAACTTGAGTTTGCGAGAATTAGAAACCCTTTATTCTTCCTTGAGTCAGAAAGCATTTCGAGGAGAATTAACTTTTGCAAAAGAAACCATTGCAATAAATGATTATAGGGTTTCAGAGTCCAATGCTATTAAAGAAAGTTTATCGCATCCTAAAAAACAAAGTAAGGATAATTCCAAAACCTCCAATGTTATAGAACTAAAGCCTACAAACGTAGATTTCTACAAACGAACCGTATTGGCCGCTGAAATTGTCTGGCAACTCCATAAAGAGCCGACCTTTGGACATTTGAAATTGCAAAAATTATTATATCTTTGTATAAGAACTTCGAATATGCAATTGCCGGTTAACTTTTCTCAACAGGCAATGGGACCTTATGATCCCCGACTGATGCGATCCATCGATAAACAATTGCAAGAAAAGAAATGGTTTCAGTATAATAAAGAGAACTCTTTGAAATATGAAGCTTTGGCGAATGCAGGCCAACACGAAGTGGATTTTCAGAAATATTATTCTTCGGAGCAAGCGCGGATCTTTTCCCTTATTAAGAAATTTAAGACCACTAAGTCGGATACAGTTGAGATTGTAGCCACTCTCTATGCTTGTTTAGAAAACATCGTAGAGCAAGGGGAAGCGTTTTCCGAGGCCTTAATGATGAAGATGTTTTATGATTGGTCGGATCGCAAAAAGGATTTTGATGAATTGGAAGTTCGGAGAGTCTTTCAGAAGATGAAGGATTCTAGGATTTTGCCGAAGGGGATTTTGAGTTCGATTTTCTAA
- a CDS encoding DEAD/DEAH box helicase family protein — protein MKSEKQTRKAIIDERLQKAGWILSDRTQVIEEFDIEIKISSGLLKASSPNAKHLFSDYVLLGKDGKPVAVVEAKRSAVDASKGREQAKQYCYHIQEQHGGELPFCFYTNGYDIYFWDLENYPPKKVYGFPTRDDLERYSYLRKAKKPLASESINTKIAGRDFQIAAIRSVMEAIEKKRKKFLLVMATGTGKTRTCVALVDALMRSGWVERTLFLVDRIALRNQTVDAFKDYLPNEPIWPKGEEREISEDRRIYVSTYPTMLNIIREENKALSPHFFDLVVVDESHRSIYNTYQEILDYFNTITLGLTATPTDVIDHNTFQLFECEDGVPTFAYSYEEAVNHIPPYLCNFQVMKIKSKFQTEGISKRTISLEDQQRLILEGKEISEINFEGTDLEKTVINKGTNSLIVREFMEECIKDLNGVLPGKTIFFCMTKAHARRIEEIFDSLYPEYKGEIAKVLVSDDPRVYGKGGLLDQFTKNDMPRVAISVDMLDTGIDVREIVNLVFAKPVYSYTKFWQMIGRGTRLLEQDKIKPWCPEKSSFLVLDCWDNFEYFKLNPKGKTGNPQIPLPVRLFGLRLDKISKAIELGESSILKKEISNSQRQISSLPKSSVVIIEAQNELQKLEDENFWNHLSQEKLEFLHSIVKPLFRTVSDTDFKAMRFEKDIVEVSLSLLSGERDKFETLKSSIVEEIGGLPLSVNTVAKEGDLIRISQTNQFWSAIDEEKFDLLIYRLSPLMKHIEKVPILGPAKFDLKDIVVEKEFVEFGPSHEALSVAKYRELVEVKVNELVSKSPILKKIKQGQEISDEETEILAEELYNEHPHITIDLLRRVYNHRRAELVQFIKHILGIEILECFSVTVSKAFEVFIQNHTYLTSRQLQFMDLLKSYILEKGELQKRNLIESPFTLLHPDGIRGIFGPKEIEEILELTDKVIAA, from the coding sequence TCGAAATTAAAATATCCTCCGGACTTTTGAAAGCCAGTTCACCTAACGCAAAACATCTATTTAGCGATTATGTATTGTTAGGCAAGGATGGAAAACCTGTTGCAGTGGTTGAGGCCAAAAGAAGCGCTGTAGATGCCTCAAAAGGTCGAGAACAGGCAAAGCAGTATTGCTATCATATTCAAGAACAGCATGGCGGAGAGCTCCCATTTTGTTTTTACACAAATGGTTATGATATTTATTTCTGGGATTTGGAAAACTATCCCCCAAAGAAAGTATACGGTTTTCCCACTCGAGATGACTTAGAGCGTTATTCTTATCTAAGAAAAGCAAAAAAACCTCTAGCAAGCGAGTCAATCAATACTAAAATTGCTGGTCGCGATTTTCAAATTGCTGCGATTCGTTCTGTCATGGAGGCGATTGAAAAGAAAAGAAAAAAGTTTCTCTTAGTAATGGCGACAGGAACTGGAAAAACTAGAACCTGTGTGGCATTGGTTGATGCGTTAATGCGCTCAGGCTGGGTGGAACGAACTCTTTTCCTTGTCGATAGGATTGCTCTTCGGAATCAAACCGTGGACGCATTTAAAGATTATTTACCAAATGAACCAATTTGGCCTAAAGGAGAAGAACGAGAGATTTCTGAGGATAGGCGGATTTATGTTTCTACTTATCCAACGATGCTGAATATTATCAGAGAGGAAAATAAGGCATTAAGTCCTCATTTTTTTGATCTTGTGGTTGTGGATGAAAGTCATCGAAGTATCTATAATACTTATCAAGAAATTTTGGATTATTTTAATACAATCACTTTAGGCCTCACCGCTACTCCGACGGATGTGATCGATCATAATACATTTCAGTTATTTGAATGTGAAGATGGAGTTCCGACGTTTGCTTATTCATACGAAGAAGCAGTGAATCACATCCCTCCATACTTATGCAATTTTCAGGTGATGAAAATTAAGTCCAAATTTCAAACGGAAGGAATAAGCAAACGAACGATTTCTTTAGAAGACCAGCAGAGATTAATCTTAGAAGGGAAAGAAATTTCGGAAATCAATTTCGAGGGGACAGATCTCGAAAAAACAGTGATCAATAAAGGGACCAATTCTTTGATCGTAAGAGAATTCATGGAAGAATGTATCAAAGATCTGAATGGGGTTCTTCCGGGAAAAACGATCTTCTTTTGTATGACTAAGGCGCACGCGAGAAGAATCGAGGAAATTTTTGATTCTCTCTATCCGGAATATAAAGGTGAGATTGCGAAAGTTTTAGTGAGTGATGATCCGCGAGTTTATGGAAAAGGCGGATTACTGGATCAATTTACTAAGAATGATATGCCAAGAGTTGCCATCAGCGTAGATATGCTAGACACAGGAATTGATGTGAGAGAAATTGTGAATCTTGTTTTTGCAAAACCAGTTTACTCTTATACGAAGTTCTGGCAAATGATTGGTCGCGGGACTCGTCTTTTAGAGCAAGATAAGATCAAACCTTGGTGTCCTGAAAAATCTTCCTTCTTAGTTTTAGATTGCTGGGATAATTTCGAATACTTTAAACTAAATCCGAAAGGAAAAACAGGTAATCCTCAAATTCCACTACCAGTTAGACTTTTTGGACTTAGGTTGGATAAGATTTCAAAAGCAATTGAGTTGGGCGAGAGTTCGATTCTAAAAAAGGAAATCAGCAATTCACAAAGGCAAATTTCCTCTCTCCCAAAATCCTCCGTGGTTATTATCGAAGCTCAGAATGAACTCCAAAAACTCGAAGACGAAAATTTCTGGAATCATTTGAGTCAGGAAAAATTGGAATTTCTTCATTCTATTGTAAAGCCGTTATTCCGCACGGTTTCGGATACGGATTTTAAGGCGATGCGATTCGAAAAGGATATCGTCGAAGTTTCCCTTTCCCTTCTCTCCGGTGAAAGGGATAAATTTGAGACCCTAAAATCTTCTATCGTGGAAGAAATAGGAGGATTACCTCTTTCAGTGAATACTGTAGCAAAAGAGGGAGACTTGATTCGGATTTCTCAAACCAATCAGTTTTGGAGTGCAATCGATGAGGAGAAATTTGATCTCCTTATTTATCGGCTTTCGCCGCTAATGAAACATATCGAAAAAGTTCCTATTTTAGGGCCTGCCAAATTCGATCTGAAAGATATCGTTGTTGAAAAAGAATTTGTAGAGTTTGGTCCATCCCATGAGGCCTTGAGCGTGGCAAAATATCGGGAACTGGTGGAAGTGAAAGTGAATGAACTAGTTTCCAAAAGTCCCATTTTGAAAAAGATCAAACAGGGCCAGGAAATCTCGGACGAAGAAACGGAGATTTTGGCGGAAGAGCTTTATAATGAGCACCCACATATCACGATTGATCTCCTGAGAAGAGTTTATAACCATCGAAGAGCAGAGTTGGTACAATTCATTAAACATATCCTTGGAATTGAAATTCTAGAATGTTTTTCAGTCACTGTAAGTAAGGCTTTTGAGGTTTTTATCCAGAACCATACTTATTTAACCAGTCGTCAGTTGCAGTTTATGGATCTTTTGAAAAGTTATATCCTTGAAAAAGGAGAACTTCAAAAAAGGAATCTGATTGAATCTCCTTTTACACTTCTACACCCGGACGGAATTCGTGGAATTTTCGGCCCGAAAGAGATCGAAGAAATCCTGGAATTAACTGATAAGGTAATTGCCGCTTAA
- a CDS encoding Fic family protein, with protein METYQKQPFLLPILPPKIDLETKPVLRAVSQAQRYLAELKGVSMSIPNQNILIHTLALQEAKDSSAVENIITTHDELFKEELFLDGDPNPSAKEVARYASALIKGFEFVRSHKILTENHIQSIQEILENNSAGYRKVPGTTLKNQSSGEIVYIPPQTLEEIQALMKNLETYINEDDLSNVDVLIKMAVIHYQFESIHPFYDGNGRTGRILNILYLVLKDLLSLPILYLSRFIIANKSEYYTRLQAVRDREDWEGWILYMVQGVEETSKQTIQTILQIKEAMQDYKQRIRRSCKFYSQDLINNLFYHPYTKIEFIEKDLKVNRITASRYLEELCEKGFLKKEKLGRSNYYINLRMFGILVG; from the coding sequence ATGGAAACGTATCAAAAACAGCCATTTCTGCTCCCGATTCTTCCCCCGAAAATCGACCTGGAAACAAAGCCGGTTCTACGTGCGGTTTCCCAGGCTCAACGCTATCTGGCGGAACTAAAGGGGGTATCGATGAGTATTCCAAATCAGAATATTCTGATCCATACTCTCGCTTTGCAGGAGGCTAAGGATAGCTCTGCGGTAGAGAATATTATCACAACTCATGATGAACTTTTTAAGGAAGAATTGTTTTTGGACGGAGATCCGAATCCGTCCGCAAAGGAAGTGGCGAGGTATGCTTCCGCTTTGATAAAAGGATTCGAGTTCGTGAGGTCTCATAAAATCCTTACGGAAAATCATATTCAAAGCATCCAAGAGATATTGGAAAACAATTCGGCGGGATATAGAAAGGTTCCTGGGACTACCTTAAAGAACCAATCTTCGGGGGAAATCGTCTATATTCCTCCCCAAACCTTGGAGGAGATCCAGGCTCTCATGAAAAATCTGGAAACGTATATCAACGAGGACGATTTGTCCAATGTGGATGTTTTAATCAAGATGGCGGTCATTCATTACCAATTTGAAAGTATCCATCCGTTCTATGATGGGAATGGTAGAACGGGTAGAATTTTGAATATTCTGTATTTGGTTTTAAAAGACTTATTGAGCCTGCCTATCTTGTATTTAAGTCGGTTTATCATTGCCAATAAGTCGGAGTATTATACCCGTCTCCAGGCTGTGAGAGACAGAGAAGATTGGGAGGGGTGGATTTTGTATATGGTACAAGGGGTAGAAGAAACTTCTAAACAAACCATCCAGACCATTCTCCAGATCAAAGAGGCAATGCAGGATTATAAACAAAGGATCCGGCGTTCTTGCAAGTTTTATAGTCAGGACCTCATCAATAATCTTTTCTATCATCCGTATACTAAGATCGAATTTATTGAGAAGGATCTCAAAGTAAATCGGATCACTGCTTCTAGATATTTAGAAGAACTCTGCGAAAAGGGTTTTCTCAAAAAAGAAAAGCTGGGTCGTTCGAATTATTATATCAACTTACGTATGTTTGGAATTTTGGTTGGATAA
- a CDS encoding type I restriction-modification system subunit M codes for MLQNNPQLKSLIDKLWNNFWSGGISNPLTAIEQITYLIFMKRLDDLETKRERDAEFTGEKYKSRFSGKYKVPGSSDQVDKKELRWSNFKRKPADEMLLHVQTKVFPFLKELNGDASPFTNHMQNAVFIMPKASLLVEAINIIELIFGEIEKDANEGGHAFQDIQGDVYEMLLSEIATAGKNGQFRTPRHIIKLIAELVTPQLGQRVADPACGTGGFLLGAYQFMLTDYIRKKDPKKIVKDEDGFERGTLSSAVDKKVKSILDDSFYGYDIDTTMVRLGLMNLMMHGIDEPHIDYKDTLSKKFNEDKQYDIVLANPPFTGNIDMGDINESLTLPTTKSELLFVERIFNMLRMGGTAGVIVPQGVLFGSGKAFVTLRKKLIDESELKAVITLPSGVFKPYAGVSTAILIFTKGGETEHTWFYEMLADGYSLDDKRTKIDKSDLMDIVSRFQSRNPKKDTKRTERAFFVPKQEIIDNGYDLSLSKYKEEVYEEIEYESPKLILEKLEILEGQIQSGLKVLKSRL; via the coding sequence ATGTTACAAAATAACCCACAATTAAAATCACTCATAGACAAACTCTGGAATAATTTTTGGAGCGGAGGAATCAGTAATCCATTAACTGCAATTGAGCAGATCACTTATCTAATTTTTATGAAACGTTTGGACGATCTGGAGACCAAGCGAGAGAGGGATGCCGAATTTACAGGAGAAAAATATAAATCCAGGTTTAGTGGAAAATATAAGGTTCCTGGTAGTTCTGATCAAGTGGATAAAAAGGAATTAAGATGGAGCAATTTTAAAAGAAAACCTGCTGATGAAATGCTTTTACATGTACAAACGAAAGTCTTTCCTTTTCTGAAAGAATTGAATGGTGATGCTTCTCCCTTTACAAATCATATGCAAAATGCCGTTTTCATCATGCCTAAAGCTTCCCTTTTGGTGGAGGCGATCAATATTATAGAGTTGATCTTTGGCGAGATTGAAAAGGATGCCAATGAAGGAGGACATGCATTTCAGGATATCCAAGGGGATGTCTATGAGATGTTATTGAGTGAAATTGCAACAGCAGGAAAGAACGGACAATTCCGAACTCCTCGGCATATAATCAAATTGATCGCCGAACTCGTGACCCCTCAGCTTGGACAAAGAGTTGCGGATCCTGCTTGTGGAACAGGTGGTTTCTTGCTCGGTGCTTATCAATTTATGCTTACTGATTATATTCGAAAGAAAGATCCGAAAAAAATCGTAAAAGATGAGGATGGGTTTGAAAGAGGGACTTTAAGTTCAGCCGTTGATAAAAAAGTAAAATCAATTTTGGACGATAGTTTTTACGGATACGACATCGACACCACTATGGTGCGACTCGGTTTAATGAATCTTATGATGCATGGGATCGACGAGCCTCATATCGATTACAAAGATACATTGAGTAAGAAGTTTAACGAAGACAAACAGTATGATATCGTTCTCGCGAATCCTCCTTTTACCGGCAATATAGATATGGGAGATATCAATGAAAGTCTCACCCTTCCCACGACGAAGTCGGAGCTTTTGTTTGTAGAAAGGATTTTTAATATGCTTCGTATGGGGGGAACTGCCGGAGTAATCGTTCCCCAAGGTGTACTTTTTGGAAGTGGAAAGGCTTTTGTTACTCTTCGTAAAAAGCTTATAGACGAATCGGAACTCAAAGCGGTAATCACATTACCGAGTGGAGTCTTTAAGCCCTATGCAGGAGTAAGCACTGCAATTTTAATTTTTACCAAGGGCGGAGAAACGGAACATACCTGGTTTTATGAGATGCTGGCGGACGGATATAGTCTAGATGATAAAAGAACCAAGATAGACAAAAGTGATCTTATGGATATCGTTAGTCGATTCCAGTCTAGGAATCCAAAAAAAGATACGAAACGAACCGAAAGGGCCTTCTTTGTTCCTAAGCAGGAAATTATCGACAATGGATATGATCTTTCCTTGAGCAAATATAAGGAGGAAGTCTACGAAGAGATTGAATACGAGTCTCCCAAATTGATCCTGGAAAAGTTAGAAATCTTAGAAGGGCAGATCCAATCCGGGTTAAAAGTGCTCAAATCCAGACTTTAA